Within the Agromyces ramosus genome, the region CTCCACGTTCCTTCCTGTTGTGAGGCCTCCACCCGCTGAGCGGTTCGGTGGCCTCCGCGAATCCTTCGGAGATCCACCTTGCACATCACCTCGTCACTCGACGAATCCGCCGTCGTGCGCTCGCACGTGGCATCCCGCCCCTTCACGACCCCGCGCTTCGACGCGGGCGACCTCGCGTTCCAGCTCACGGAACCCGGCGAGGACCAGCGCTGGTCGACCTGGCCGGCCACCACCCCCTCCGAGCGCGGCCCGATGCCGCGCCCCGCATGGCTCGTGACAGATGCCGCGGCGATCGACACCGAACTCGGTGTCGTGAAGACCGGCAAGGAGGCCGACCTCAACCTCATCGAACGCGCGGTTCCCGGAGCGGAACCGGGCACGCCCGGCAGGAGCGTGCTGCTCGCGGCGAAGCGCTATCGCGGCACCGAGCACAGCGACTTCCATCGCTCGACCGTCTACACCGAGGGCCGCGGCACCCGCCGCAGCCGTGACGCACGAGCCGTCGCCAGGGGCTCGACCTTCGGCCGTGAGGTCGCACGCGTGCAGTGGGCGTATGCCGAGTTCGAGGCGCTGAAGCGGCTCACCGAGCTCGGGGCATCCGTGCCCTACCCGGTGCAGGTGAGCGGCACGGAGGTGCTCATGGAGTTCATCGGCGAGGGCAGGGTCGCCGCACCGCGGCTCGCCCAGGTTCGAGCGACGCCCGACGAGCTGCGCGAACTGTTCCACCAGGTCGTCGACTTCATGCGCACGCTCGCGCGGTCGGGGCTCGCCCACGGCGACCTCTCGCCGTACAACCTGCTCGTGCACGAGGGGCGCATGGTCGCGATCGACCTGCCGCAGGTCGTCGACCTCGTCTCGAATCCGCAGGGGTTCGACCTGCTGCACCGCGACTGCGTGAACGTGTGCGACTGGTTCACGAGACAGCGGCTCGAGTGCGACGCCGAGCAGCTGTTCGGCGAGCTGGTGGGCGAGGTCGGGTTCTGATCCGCTCGGGGGAGCGTGCCGAGGAGCGCCGGCCCCAGCCGAGTTGGATAGCGCAGCGGCGAAGCTAGGCTGTCCGTCATGCCCCGATCCCGTTCGCTCGCCGCCGCGAGCGGCCTACTCCTCGCGGCCCTCGTGAGCGGATGCGCAACTGCTGACGGCACCACGGTCACCGGCACGGCGCCCGCGCCCGTTGCGTCTTCCGAAGTAGCCGACGTGCAACACACCTCCTCGGCCGAGCCCGTCCCCGAGCCCGTCCCCGACGACGCAGCGATGCTCGACTGCACGAACATGCTGACGACGGACGCGTATGCGGCTCTCGACGAACAGGGCATGGAATATCGACCGAACGTGGCGAGCTATCCGCCACTCGCGGGCGCAGAGCTCGTGGCTGACGGCGCGCTCGAGTGCCTCTGGGATGTACCACCGGGGGACGCCCGGGTCTGGATCGCCCGGCTCATGGAACCTCAGGAGCTGTGGGACGCTCGCGTCGCCGAGCTCGCGCGTGCCGGCTGGACCGCTGCCGACGGCCCAATGGCGGGGGCGTTCATCCGGTATCCGGAATTCGACGAGGAAACCCAGCCGGCGATCGCACACATCGATGGCGTCACGTACTT harbors:
- a CDS encoding serine protein kinase RIO yields the protein MHITSSLDESAVVRSHVASRPFTTPRFDAGDLAFQLTEPGEDQRWSTWPATTPSERGPMPRPAWLVTDAAAIDTELGVVKTGKEADLNLIERAVPGAEPGTPGRSVLLAAKRYRGTEHSDFHRSTVYTEGRGTRRSRDARAVARGSTFGREVARVQWAYAEFEALKRLTELGASVPYPVQVSGTEVLMEFIGEGRVAAPRLAQVRATPDELRELFHQVVDFMRTLARSGLAHGDLSPYNLLVHEGRMVAIDLPQVVDLVSNPQGFDLLHRDCVNVCDWFTRQRLECDAEQLFGELVGEVGF